The sequence GGTTCCCGGGGGGGCTGGCGTTGGGGCGAGCAAAGTGTTGAAGAGCAGGGTGCTTGCAGGTCATGCGCCAGAGGTGACGCAGTTAAATGGTGTGGTGTTCGGAGAGTGGGCAGATCTGGGGCTGCTGCTGGAGCTCGATAACGTGTCCCGGCCCGGCAATTGGAAGAAAGTATTGTTTCCAACAGTCTGGTCATTGGTGCAAAACCGCGACCATGTCGTTGCCGCTCCGCTCGGCATCCAGCGGATCAACATGCTGTTTTATAACAAAAAGGTGTTTGATCGATTGGGTTTGGTGGTGCCCAGGACATGGGCGGATTTTGATCGCGTCGCGACCAAATTGAAACAGGCAGGTGTGGTTCCTTTGGCGCAGAGTAGTGAGGCGTGGCAGGTCGCAACCTTGTTTGAGACCCTGGTGCTAGCAGAAAGCGGTCCAGCATTTTATCGCCGGTTGTTTGTGGACATGAGCCCGCAAGCTTACGCCGACCCGCGTCTGGCCCATGCGCTGAAACGATTACGTGGATTAAAGCAGTGGATGCCGTTGCCGCTGCGAGAGCTATCCTGGAATGACATGACACGACAATTTGCAGACGGTGACGCGGCGATGTTTGTGATGGGAGATTGGGTAAAAGGCGAATTAAAAGCGTGGGGGCGGATGCCCGATGTGGACTTCGCTTGTAGCACGGTGCCGGGGACCGACGACTATCATTTATATAGTGTCGATACGCTGGCGATGTTTGCCGGAGATTATTCGCACCAACCAGCACAGGAAAAGCTGGCACAGATCCTGATGTCGGCATCGGTTCAAACCGATTACAATCAGGTAAAAGGCTCGATCCCGGTCTGGCGCTATCCTGATAAGACAAAAATGGATAGCTGTTCGCTCGCGTCGTGGCGCACCTTTAGCAAAGGAAGTGCGTTTCAGGCGCCCAGTCTGGTCCATAGAATGGCGACCGACGAGACGACTAAAGATGCGATCGTTGCAGAGGTCCGGCGCTATTTTATGGACGATAAAATAACCGAAGCGGATACGCAGCATCGTCTGGCAGCGATAGCGCGCAGTTCGCCTAAAACGGCGCGATCAGAAGAATAGGCTACACGTATTCCGCCATGCATCGTGCATCCCTCCACATACCACTTTTGAAGCCATACCATGCGTAAGATTTTGATCGTTGACGATGACCAGAAAACCCGAATTTTGTTGAAGGCTTATCTTGAAAAAAATCAATACGAAGTCAAGTTGGCGCATAACGGCGAAACTTTTCTGGCAGAATTTCAGCGATTTGCGGACGAGTTATCGCTCGTTATTCTGGACGTGATGCTGCCCGACACGGATGGTTTTGCGTTGTGCAAAATTGTGCGGCGTCGTTCCAATGTCCCCATTATTATGCTGACGGCCAGTTCTGATGAAACTGATCGCGTGGTCGGGCTTGAGTTGGGCGCAGACGATTATATGGGTAAGCCCTATAGTCCTCGTGAACTGTTGGCACGTATTAAGGCGATTCACCGCCGCATGGGCCTGGAGAATGCTGCGGCGCCGCGCTACTATCGATTTTTGGGTTTTACACTGGATACAGTGGAGCGGACAGTGATGGACGCCGATCAAAAAACGGTGGCGCTCACCGGTCTGGATTATCAATTACTCAAATATTTTGTGGCGCATCCCGGCGATATTTTGGACCGCACCGTCTTGAGTGAAGAAACCCGGGGGCGTGATTCGGGGCCGATGGATCGTTCGCTCGATGTTCAGATTAGCAAATTACGGGATCGTCTCAACGATGATGGAAAATCGCCGCAACTGATCAAAACGGTACGCGGTGCAGGGTACGTATTTTCTGCCGACGTCGTTGCGTCTGCCAGTTAGGCTCAGATTGTCACCCGCTGATACCCGCCGCTTGTTTGCCCGCATGTTGGCTTGGGTGTTGCCGCATTCGCTGCTGGGGCAATTGTCTGTGGTGATGGTGCTGGGAATATTGGTGACGCAATTAGCGGGCGGCTTAATATGGGCCGCTCAACTGCGTTCTAAATCGGAAATTGAAACCCGGATCGCCGCGCAACATCTCGGCCATAGCGCGGTCAGTGCAATTCGTTACTTCAAGAGCCTGCCCGCCAACTATCGACCGATTATGATTCAGCAGTTGCGCGAAATGGGTGGCACGCGGTTTTTTGTAAATGCCAATGACGCGTTGGTGCCGATTCAGCCTATCGGCCAGAGTGCGCTAGCCGATCTGGCAACGCGGACCGTTTTAAAAACCCTTAAGGAAGAGCTGCCATTTTTGCCGGAATTTCGATTGGCGTTTGCATGGCCGGAGGACGTGGACGTCTCCGATGACGGACTTAAAATTGCGGATTTACCGGACAACTGGGTACAACATATTTTGTTGATTAAACCGAACCCCGCACCGGTTCTAGTAATTCAGACACAATTGGAACCGGGCAAGTGGTTGTATCTTGCCGCGCTGATGCCTAATCCTTATTTTCTGGAAAGTAACAGTCCATTGTCGCCAGACCGACTGGTGTTGCAGGGATTATCGTTAGCGGCGGTTTTGCTATTGTCGATATTGGTCGTGCGTTGGACAACCCGCCCGTTGGCTGCCTTGTCGGACGCAGCAGAGGCGTTTGGTAAAGGCGAGACGGTGCCAGAGTTGCCCGAAACCGGAAGTCGTGAATTCGTCAAGACAGTGCGCGCTTTTAGCGCAATGCGTGAGCGCATAAAACGCTATCTGGAAGATAGGGAACGTTTGTTCGCCTCCATTTCGCATGACTTGCGCACGCCGATTACGCGCTTGAAGTTACGCACCGAATTGCTCGACGATGACGCCGTGCGTGCCGATTTTCACGAGGATCTGGATGAACTCGATATGATGGTGAAGGGCGCGTTGCAGTCGGTAAAAGACAGTGACATCCATGAAAATCGCACGGAAGTTCGACTGGATGCGCTGATACAAAGAATGATCCGTGATGCGCTAATGGCGGGCCATGCGGTAACGTTTGTTGATTCTGGATTGACGGTGATGGCGAAGCCGTTGGCACTTAAACGTGCGATTGGTAACCTCTTTGATAATGCGCTGTTTTATGGGGAGCGCGTGGAAATTTCAGTGCGCCAGGTTCGACAACGGTGCCTGCCTTCCCGAAACGGTGCGTCCGGTAACCGGGCGACCAGCCGAACGACCGGCGGCGACGATGGCGAGACCGATAACATCGAAATTCAGATTCGCGATCATGGGCCGGGCGTGCCGGAACAGGCGTTCAGTACGCTGTTTCAACCCTATCAGCGACTTGCTCACGGGCGCGATCTGAATGCCGGTGGAATGGGACTTGGCTTGGGAATTGCCCGCAATATTGTGCAAGCCCATGGTGGCGAATTACGGTTGGAAAATCATGTCGAGGGCGGGTTGGTGGCAACGATTATCTTGCCCCAGACCTAAACGCGCATAGCACTTTTAATAATTGCTATCGCCATGTTCTGCTGCCGTTGTTTTAAAGCACTGTTTTACATCCTTCTTTTATATCCTTCTTTGACATCTTTCTTGAACATCATTCTTTGGTATCTGCATCCTTGTACATTTCAACATTTTGGGCCACCAGCGTGTATCCGGCATCGCCCATATCCGTTGAAGACGGTTGTACCTTTAACACGCCGCTAATCCATACCGCATCCATCGTGCGAACGCCTTTGATCGCCTTAGTACTATCGACGTGAATAATTTGATTCGCGGGCGGTGGGGGTACATGGATGCAACCGCCAAAATACGGGACCAGCAAGAACTCCTTTAAGGCATCACCTTCGCGATCAAGCGACACCACGAAGCCGGGAATTTTGACCATCTTGCCATTCATGGCAGGATTAATCGGCGCATTTTTCCAATAATCCTTGGCTTTCTGCAGTGCGACCTCAGCCCGCGGATCGGCGTCGTCCAGCTTGTTGAGGTCGATTCCCTTGAACGGTTTCATCGGGTCCCAACTGGCCGGGGCGAGGTCTTCCCATTTGATCTCCTGGAATGGCGATTTGACTACCGGCACCGGGGTGGAGGGATTGGACGCTACCAGTTGATTTTGTTGCAGGCGGTCGCCAATTTTATAGTCGCCATCCTGCGTAGCCAATTGCGCTGCGGTCGACGCCTTCAGTGCCGCTGTCGCATTGCGGTCAGCGACGACGTAACGTCCCACCATTCCGGTACCAAGACCGGCAATCACGATTACCGCGATCCATACAACATTTTTCATGCTTCACCTTATCACTTTGCCTGACCAATCACACTCGCGGCGTCAGACCGTCGGAAAGACTGAGTCGATAGGCGCGCAATCCTGGCAGCAAACTGGCGATCAAACCGCCAATAATGGTCCATAGCAACAACAATAACTCGCCTGTTGTCGGTAGCGCAGGATGCAGCGCTATGCCGAATGTCGTTGCCAATAGGGGGCCGAGTATCAGGATCGCCCCATTTAGTATGACAATGCCCAGCAACACCCCAATCAACATCACCACAAAACCTTCTATCGCTAATAGAAAAAAGATGTCAATCGGATGCGCACCCACCGAGCGCAGGATTGCCAACTCGCGACGGCGTTCGCCGAGGCTGGCGAGGATCGACGATACCAGTCCAGCCAGCCCAACCACCACTACCATGGCCGAGACCGCAAGCAATGCTTTCTCGCCGATACCGACGACTTGCCACAACTCATCCAGTGCTACCCCGGGCAAAACGGCCATTTGAGGATCATCCTTGTCATCGGCAATGGCGCGCTGTAACGCAAAAACGCTCGCCCGATTTTTTAGCCCAACCAGGACAGCCGTCACCGTCTTAGGCGTCAGATCGAACTTTTTAACCATTTCCGAGGGAATCATTAATCCCTTGATTGGCGCGCCACCCTCCCAGTCAAGATGTATCGCCTCCATGGCGTCCAGGCCGATATGCACGGTCCGGTCAACCGGTGTTCCGGTACTTGCCAATATGCCGCTGACGACAAAGGGTTTGTCGGCATGTTCGGTCAGGTGCGCGCTTCCGCTGCCATGACTGAGGATGATCTTATCACCAAGTTTATAATGTAGTTGCTGCGCTACGTCCGAACCCAACACGGTCTGAAATACATCATGAAACGGTTGGCCTGATGAGAAACGCAGCGGCTGTTTGTCGCCATAATGAAAATGGGTGAAATAGTCGCCGTTGGTCGCCAACACGGGAAAGCCGCGGTGGGAGTCTCCCAGCGATAACGGAATGGTCCAGGCGACGGCGGGATTATGCGCGAGCTTTTGCGCACTATCCCAACCGATATTGTTAGTCGCACCGCCTATATGAAAAATCGCATACAGCATCAATTGAACGGAACTGGTGCGCGCTCCGACTACCAGATCGGTGCCGGAAACGGACTGCGAAAAACTTTCACGGACGTCGTGGCGTATGCGTTCGATCCCTAACAGCAGCGTGGTTGATAACGCAATTGCCAGCAGAATTAAACCTAACGTAAAGCGCCGATTCCATGCGCTGCGCGCGGCCAGACGCACTAACATGCTCATAGTTGATCCTCTAGATGCGCAGCGTGATTGAGTTCATTCAAGGCGAGCCGATGGCTAAAGCGTGCGGCCAGGCGTTGATCGTGGCTGACAAATAGCAAAGTAGAACGCGCCTGTTCACATTCACGTTGCATCAAGTCCAGAAAACGCTGCTGTCGATCTGCATCGAGCGCTGATGTTGGTTCATCGGCGACGATAATCTCCGGTTGACCGATCAATGCACGGGCGGCGGCCACCCGCTGTTGCTGACCAATCGATAGTTGCGTCACAGGTTTTCCCCACAATGATGGGACGAGATCGAGGCTTTGCAACAATGACTCCGCAGCGCTTCTCAAGGTTGGACCCTGCGCCAGAGCGCGTTGGCGTCGATAGCGTGAGAACTGGCACGGGAGCAATACGTTATCGAGAATCGACAGGTAGGGAATTAAATTGAATTGCTGGAAAATAAAGCCAATGTGATCGACCCGGAACTGGTCTCTGGTTGACGCCGAAATACTGTGTAACTCGGTGTCGAGGATGGAGATGGTTCCCCGCTGAGGAACCACAATGCCGCCAATCAATGCCAGCAACGTACTTTTGCCGCTTCCGCTAGGCCCGGCGATAAATACCTGATCCTGGCGCTCTACCTTAAAGGAGTCCATTTGCAAAGTAGGGGCAGCTTGTCCGGGCCAGCTAAAAGAGACGTCCTTTAGATTAATGACTACTTCGCTCATGGCATCGCACTCATGACATCGTACTCATGATCTTGTGCTCATGAGACTGCGCACATGTTATTGCGCGCATGTTATTCCCACGAGAGACGGAAGGCCGTTGGTGTCAATGTCGCCGCGAGCTGATTTTTTGGCGTCACCATTTGCACCTCAATTTTTTGAAATCCTTTAAATTTTGCAAATAGGTTAACGTCGATGGTTTTTAATAGTTCAGGATTTGCGCACTGTAAAATCATGTCAGCACTAAAATCGGCGTGTTCCGATGTCTTGGCGTTGATCTTTGTGGCTGGCGTTGGTGTCTCGCCTAACAATATCGGATTGATCGCATTTGAAGCCAGTTTGACCGATATTGGCCGACATTCAGCGGCAGG is a genomic window of Glaciimonas sp. PAMC28666 containing:
- a CDS encoding ATP-binding protein: MLAWVLPHSLLGQLSVVMVLGILVTQLAGGLIWAAQLRSKSEIETRIAAQHLGHSAVSAIRYFKSLPANYRPIMIQQLREMGGTRFFVNANDALVPIQPIGQSALADLATRTVLKTLKEELPFLPEFRLAFAWPEDVDVSDDGLKIADLPDNWVQHILLIKPNPAPVLVIQTQLEPGKWLYLAALMPNPYFLESNSPLSPDRLVLQGLSLAAVLLLSILVVRWTTRPLAALSDAAEAFGKGETVPELPETGSREFVKTVRAFSAMRERIKRYLEDRERLFASISHDLRTPITRLKLRTELLDDDAVRADFHEDLDELDMMVKGALQSVKDSDIHENRTEVRLDALIQRMIRDALMAGHAVTFVDSGLTVMAKPLALKRAIGNLFDNALFYGERVEISVRQVRQRCLPSRNGASGNRATSRTTGGDDGETDNIEIQIRDHGPGVPEQAFSTLFQPYQRLAHGRDLNAGGMGLGLGIARNIVQAHGGELRLENHVEGGLVATIILPQT
- a CDS encoding DUF2796 domain-containing protein, with amino-acid sequence MKHVFSSVAISALLCTSFSPAIAHEAHVHGVGKLDVAIDGAQVILRLDTPLINLLGFEHPAKSTKDRAAAQKMALQLRDANKIFVTTPAAECRPISVKLASNAINPILLGETPTPATKINAKTSEHADFSADMILQCANPELLKTIDVNLFAKFKGFQKIEVQMVTPKNQLAATLTPTAFRLSWE
- a CDS encoding ABC transporter permease; its protein translation is MSMLVRLAARSAWNRRFTLGLILLAIALSTTLLLGIERIRHDVRESFSQSVSGTDLVVGARTSSVQLMLYAIFHIGGATNNIGWDSAQKLAHNPAVAWTIPLSLGDSHRGFPVLATNGDYFTHFHYGDKQPLRFSSGQPFHDVFQTVLGSDVAQQLHYKLGDKIILSHGSGSAHLTEHADKPFVVSGILASTGTPVDRTVHIGLDAMEAIHLDWEGGAPIKGLMIPSEMVKKFDLTPKTVTAVLVGLKNRASVFALQRAIADDKDDPQMAVLPGVALDELWQVVGIGEKALLAVSAMVVVVGLAGLVSSILASLGERRRELAILRSVGAHPIDIFFLLAIEGFVVMLIGVLLGIVILNGAILILGPLLATTFGIALHPALPTTGELLLLLWTIIGGLIASLLPGLRAYRLSLSDGLTPRV
- a CDS encoding ABC transporter ATP-binding protein; translation: MSEVVINLKDVSFSWPGQAAPTLQMDSFKVERQDQVFIAGPSGSGKSTLLALIGGIVVPQRGTISILDTELHSISASTRDQFRVDHIGFIFQQFNLIPYLSILDNVLLPCQFSRYRRQRALAQGPTLRSAAESLLQSLDLVPSLWGKPVTQLSIGQQQRVAAARALIGQPEIIVADEPTSALDADRQQRFLDLMQRECEQARSTLLFVSHDQRLAARFSHRLALNELNHAAHLEDQL
- a CDS encoding response regulator: MRKILIVDDDQKTRILLKAYLEKNQYEVKLAHNGETFLAEFQRFADELSLVILDVMLPDTDGFALCKIVRRRSNVPIIMLTASSDETDRVVGLELGADDYMGKPYSPRELLARIKAIHRRMGLENAAAPRYYRFLGFTLDTVERTVMDADQKTVALTGLDYQLLKYFVAHPGDILDRTVLSEETRGRDSGPMDRSLDVQISKLRDRLNDDGKSPQLIKTVRGAGYVFSADVVASAS
- a CDS encoding DUF3299 domain-containing protein, which gives rise to MKNVVWIAVIVIAGLGTGMVGRYVVADRNATAALKASTAAQLATQDGDYKIGDRLQQNQLVASNPSTPVPVVKSPFQEIKWEDLAPASWDPMKPFKGIDLNKLDDADPRAEVALQKAKDYWKNAPINPAMNGKMVKIPGFVVSLDREGDALKEFLLVPYFGGCIHVPPPPANQIIHVDSTKAIKGVRTMDAVWISGVLKVQPSSTDMGDAGYTLVAQNVEMYKDADTKE
- a CDS encoding ABC transporter substrate-binding protein; translated protein: MNEQLKRLYCVFKNRDWSWLVAGVAVVVVGALPPLSYGADTNFGPDSYAPPDALQVLHWWTSDSERKAVKVLSDRLAQENIVWRNAAVPGGAGVGASKVLKSRVLAGHAPEVTQLNGVVFGEWADLGLLLELDNVSRPGNWKKVLFPTVWSLVQNRDHVVAAPLGIQRINMLFYNKKVFDRLGLVVPRTWADFDRVATKLKQAGVVPLAQSSEAWQVATLFETLVLAESGPAFYRRLFVDMSPQAYADPRLAHALKRLRGLKQWMPLPLRELSWNDMTRQFADGDAAMFVMGDWVKGELKAWGRMPDVDFACSTVPGTDDYHLYSVDTLAMFAGDYSHQPAQEKLAQILMSASVQTDYNQVKGSIPVWRYPDKTKMDSCSLASWRTFSKGSAFQAPSLVHRMATDETTKDAIVAEVRRYFMDDKITEADTQHRLAAIARSSPKTARSEE